In the genome of Nonlabens sp. MB-3u-79, one region contains:
- a CDS encoding SusC/RagA family TonB-linked outer membrane protein has product MKTKLNGILTLLLALVVQVAFAQQTVTGKVTDTEGGLFGAVVSVKGGTANTTTDFDGNYSIQANSEDTLVFTYSGYDQVMVLVGDQTVINTLMKTSLDAVVVVGFRDAVKERINVAASVVTSETIENRPNASFVQTLSGQVAGLNIFTNSGQPGANSTVNLRGVGSINGNTEPLFLIDGIPVDEDNFRSLNPQDIASVVVLKDAAGTSIYGNRGANGVIVIETRKGKYEQPLKVNATSIQSFTNLMGNDYNYMDSQQLLTLERDRGVGFGANGFDGSGTPLTDAQIAGAPNTDWKDVFFRTGVSTNNTVTLSSGGKNSTQFTSLGYFDQEGVLVQSKLKRFNIRTNINGRSENKRFTYGLNLNANYSVNNEPNSIGSGAINRNYVLGAFISVPYLQPTDYTNATELVAATPTLESIFRSTPLILLDRLNSYQRDEEEVKVLGSANFGYKITDDLTLRNVSGFDYQNIVLTRSQGSDSWNSLFFQNSFNAGQAGFAFQQTSRQFSFNSVTSLAYNKTFNEKHTLDVGLYTEYFKAHFRGFGFRANGLNPTLFSPGDGAGFIGDNGGSDVFVDNINATVLNSGLFSYFGSLDYDYDSKYGFSATLRRDASSRFSSTNRWGTFYSIAGRWNVSNEDFWGDNNPFDTLKIRASYGTVGNQNVNGGGYFTGLTLTEDLYGSVGGYGGVQGLAPTVFGISDLKWETTRQTNLGIDFEAVDRRLRGNIDLYYKDTEDLFQARNISGAVGTGGYSLFGNFGTMTNKGIDIDLRYKIFQPKNQGDFGLELGVVGNFNENVIRDLPTEDGQSIGVGREGGRLGEYFSVPYAGVNPANGELLHYDINGNLTENPNDDTDRRWLNKNLTPEFQGGITLNADYKNFFLTTQWNYATGIDRFDFNLADVVDITSVRQFNVSADLLDAWTPTNRVTAIPSLDATNVLALNNSNRWLREADYLRLRFVSFGYAFDKSVVEKFHLTNLRLFVNAENLVTFSKWRGFDAAVLSNGSRTYPTPRIISVGVEIGI; this is encoded by the coding sequence ATGAAAACAAAATTAAATGGAATTTTAACGCTTTTACTAGCGTTAGTTGTGCAAGTAGCTTTTGCCCAGCAAACCGTTACCGGGAAGGTAACTGATACAGAAGGTGGTCTCTTTGGAGCTGTCGTCTCTGTAAAAGGAGGAACCGCTAATACCACAACCGACTTTGATGGAAATTACTCAATCCAAGCTAATTCAGAGGACACGTTAGTATTTACTTATTCCGGTTATGATCAAGTCATGGTCCTAGTAGGTGACCAAACCGTAATAAACACGCTAATGAAAACATCATTGGATGCTGTTGTTGTAGTAGGTTTCCGAGATGCAGTAAAAGAGAGAATCAATGTAGCAGCTAGTGTAGTAACTAGTGAAACCATTGAGAACAGACCAAACGCTTCTTTTGTACAGACTCTTTCTGGACAAGTAGCAGGTTTGAACATTTTTACTAACTCTGGACAACCAGGAGCAAATTCTACAGTAAACCTTCGTGGTGTGGGATCTATCAATGGTAATACAGAGCCTTTATTCTTAATCGATGGTATACCAGTAGATGAGGATAACTTCAGAAGTTTAAACCCACAAGATATAGCAAGTGTTGTAGTTCTTAAAGATGCTGCAGGTACTTCTATATATGGTAACAGAGGAGCAAATGGTGTAATTGTTATTGAAACTAGAAAAGGTAAGTACGAACAACCTTTAAAAGTGAATGCAACTTCTATACAGTCATTTACTAACCTGATGGGTAATGATTACAACTACATGGATTCTCAGCAACTACTTACGTTAGAACGTGATAGAGGTGTCGGTTTTGGTGCAAATGGATTTGACGGTAGTGGAACTCCACTTACAGATGCTCAAATCGCTGGTGCTCCTAATACAGACTGGAAAGATGTATTCTTTAGAACTGGAGTAAGCACAAACAATACAGTGACCTTATCTTCTGGTGGAAAAAATAGTACGCAGTTTACTTCACTTGGTTATTTCGATCAAGAAGGTGTATTAGTACAATCCAAATTGAAGAGATTTAACATTAGAACTAATATCAACGGTAGATCTGAAAACAAGAGATTTACTTACGGTCTTAATTTAAATGCTAACTACTCTGTGAATAATGAGCCTAACTCAATTGGATCAGGTGCTATTAACCGTAACTATGTATTAGGGGCGTTTATCTCTGTACCTTATTTACAACCAACTGATTACACAAATGCAACAGAATTGGTAGCAGCAACTCCTACACTAGAATCTATTTTTAGATCTACTCCTCTTATTCTTTTAGACAGATTAAATTCTTACCAAAGAGATGAAGAAGAAGTTAAAGTATTAGGTAGTGCAAACTTTGGATACAAAATAACAGATGATCTTACGCTGAGAAACGTAAGTGGTTTTGATTATCAAAACATAGTCCTAACAAGATCCCAAGGTTCTGATAGTTGGAACTCTTTGTTTTTTCAAAACAGTTTCAACGCAGGACAAGCTGGTTTTGCTTTTCAACAGACTAGCAGACAATTTTCATTCAACTCTGTAACTAGTCTTGCATATAACAAAACATTTAATGAAAAGCACACTTTAGATGTAGGTCTTTATACAGAATACTTTAAGGCTCATTTTAGAGGATTTGGATTTAGAGCTAACGGACTTAACCCAACACTATTTTCTCCTGGAGATGGCGCTGGATTTATCGGTGATAATGGTGGAAGCGATGTGTTTGTAGACAACATTAATGCAACAGTTCTTAATTCAGGTTTATTCTCTTACTTTGGATCATTAGATTATGATTACGACAGTAAATATGGATTTAGTGCAACTTTGAGAAGAGATGCTTCTTCAAGATTTTCATCAACTAACAGATGGGGTACTTTTTACTCCATAGCTGGTAGATGGAACGTAAGTAATGAAGACTTCTGGGGAGACAACAATCCTTTTGACACCTTGAAAATAAGAGCTTCTTACGGTACTGTAGGAAATCAAAATGTAAACGGTGGTGGATACTTCACTGGACTTACATTGACAGAAGATCTATATGGTTCTGTAGGAGGTTATGGAGGTGTTCAAGGACTTGCGCCTACTGTATTTGGTATTAGTGACTTAAAATGGGAGACGACTCGTCAGACTAACTTAGGTATTGATTTTGAAGCTGTAGACAGAAGATTAAGAGGTAATATCGATCTTTACTATAAGGACACAGAAGACTTATTTCAAGCAAGAAATATTTCTGGTGCAGTTGGTACAGGTGGTTATTCACTTTTTGGTAACTTTGGAACAATGACTAATAAAGGTATAGATATAGACCTTAGATATAAAATTTTTCAACCTAAAAACCAAGGAGATTTTGGTCTAGAATTAGGTGTTGTAGGAAACTTTAATGAAAATGTAATTAGAGACTTACCAACAGAAGACGGACAAAGTATCGGTGTAGGTAGAGAAGGTGGTAGATTAGGAGAGTATTTTTCAGTTCCTTATGCAGGTGTAAACCCAGCAAACGGTGAATTACTTCATTATGACATCAATGGAAACCTAACTGAAAACCCTAATGATGATACGGACAGAAGATGGTTAAACAAAAATCTCACTCCTGAATTTCAAGGTGGTATTACTTTGAATGCTGACTACAAAAACTTCTTCCTTACAACTCAATGGAATTACGCAACTGGTATAGATCGTTTTGACTTTAACCTTGCTGATGTTGTTGATATTACAAGTGTAAGACAGTTTAATGTATCTGCAGACTTATTAGATGCATGGACTCCAACAAACAGAGTAACTGCTATCCCATCACTAGATGCGACTAACGTGTTAGCGTTAAACAACAGTAACCGATGGTTGAGAGAAGCTGACTACTTAAGATTACGTTTCGTAAGCTTTGGTTACGCATTTGACAAATCAGTGGTAGAAAAGTTCCATTTAACTAATTTGAGACTTTTTGTAAATGCAGAAAACTTAGTTACTTTCTCTAAGTGGAGAGGATTTGATGCTGCTGTATTAAGCAATGGATCACGTACATATCCAACACCGAGAATCATATCTGTAGGAGTA